The Chanodichthys erythropterus isolate Z2021 chromosome 12, ASM2448905v1, whole genome shotgun sequence genome contains a region encoding:
- the LOC137031740 gene encoding microfibril-associated glycoprotein 4-like yields MVFLAVLFSVVLMNGCSTEKTPVDCSDLYKAGQKLSGIYSINPAGGFPVWVYCDMISGGKDEDNGGWTVIQRRMDGSVNFYRPWNQYKRGFGIVESEYWLGLENMYQLTSKRKYMLRVDLEDFTGRKGFAQYSSFSVGPEIDGYKLLVSGFSNGGAGDSLTHHNGMKFTTFDKDQDVRDVNCAKMFLGAFWYKACHEANPNGVYLWGEEATQYGIGNVWYTWKNNFFVGMKSISMKIKRVS; encoded by the exons ATGGTGTTTCTAGCGGTTCTTTTCTCTGTTGTTCTGATGAACGGATGCAGTACTGAAAAGACGCCGGTCGACTGTTCTGACCTTTATAAAGCAGGACAAAAGCTCAGTGGGATTTACTCCATCAATCCAGCAGGTGGCTTTCCTGTCTGGGTTTACTGTGACATGATCTCAGGCGGGAAAGATGAAGACAACGGAGGATGGACG GTGATTCAGAGGAGAATGGACGGCAGTGTGAATTTCTATCGGCCGTGGAATCAGTACAAGAGAGGATTTGGGATTGTGGAGAGCGAATACTGGCTGG ggCTGGAGAACATGTACCAGCTGACAAGTAAGAGGAAGTACATGCTGAGAGTGGATCTGGAGGACTTCACTGGAAGGAAAGGTTTTGCTCAGTACTCGTCCTTCTCTGTGGGTCCTGAAATTGACGGGTATAAACTGCTTGTTTCAGGATTCAGTAATGGAGGAGCAG GTGACTCTTTGACCCACCACAATGGTATGAAGTTCACCACCTTTGACAAAGATCAAGACGTCCGGGATGTTAACTGTGCAAAAATGTTTCTCGGGGCATTTTGGTACAAAGCCTGTCACGAAGCAAACCCCAACGGTGTGTATTTATGGGGAGAAGAAGCTACTCAATACGGCATTGGAAATGTTTGGTACACCTGGAAGAACAATTTCTTTGTTGGTATGAAATCCATCAGCATGAAGATCAAACGTGTGTCTTAA